GAAGAGGGCCCAAGTGCTGTAGTTAGAGACATTATTGAAAAATGGACATCTGAAATAGATAGAATCTTTAAGTTTTATAAAAGTAAAGATATAGGAAATAAGATAGATAGAATTTTTATTTATGGTGGTATTTCTAAAACTAAGGGAATAGAAAGTTATTTGTCTGGAAGATTTACTACAAAGGTAAGAAGAATAAAAGAATTAAGTAATGTGTACTTTGAGGATAATAGAGATGGAGAAGCTTCTATAGAAAAGTATGTAAATGCTATTGGTGCACTTATAAGGCTAGATGAGGAGGAAGCATAACTATGAGAGATCTTAATTTTTTTAAAGATTATAAAGGTGGAAAGCAAGAAAGAATAAAGCAGTCAAAATATCTCTATATAGTAATAGGACTTTGGATAGTGATAATAGTTATAACTTTAGGGTATAATTCTTTTAATATTTTAAGATATAAAAATAAATATAAACATTATAATGAGCAACTAAATTCTGATAGGGTTACAAAGAAGCTGCAAAAAGTAGAAGAAGTAGAAAATAAAATATCTGTATTAAAGGTTTATGATACAAATCTTAGTGAAGTTACTATGGCAGTAGATAGAAGAGATGATGTATCTAAAGAAAATATAGAAAAAATAAGAAAATGTGGTACTGAAAATATGGAATATTCTAAGTTATCTATTCAAGAAGGAGTAGTAAATATAGAAGGTACTGCTAACAATAGAAATGATATAGCAACTTTACAATATAACCTAAAAAAATTAGGGATTTTCAATGATGTTCATGTTAATGATATAAAAGATAATTCTGGAAAGTGTGCTTTTTCTATAAAGGCTGTAATAAAGGTGGTGGATAATAATGAAAATAAATAAGAATGAAGAAAGGCTTTTAATAATATTTATTTTATTATTACTATCACTAGGATATTATTTCTTTGTATTTGAAAAACAAAAAAATAGGTCAGAAGAATTAAAAGTACAAGCTTTAGAAGAAAAAAGAAAATATGATGAGGCTATGACAAAGATATCATCATTAGAAAGAAAAGAAGGACAACTTAAAGTATTAAATTCTAATATTTCTATAGTTACAGATAAATATTATAGAGAACTTGTTGAAGAAAATATAATAGTTCAATTAAATAAGTTTATTGAAGATACTAAATTTAATGGAAAAGTAGTAACTTTTAATCCTATAGATGTAGTAGAAATGGAATATCCTATGGCTACAGTAAAAAATCCAGATAGTACTCTTAAAGAATTTGCTGATAGTTATAAGTTAGGAAAGGAAATAGATTCATCAGTAACAGGTGATACTACTGCTAATATATCTACTGATAATAGTGAAGTGCCTAAAAAATCTACAGATATAAAGATGAAAAAAACTGTGGCAACGGTGGAGCAAATGAAATTTGTTGTGGAGTTTAGTGAATCATCTTTAGATTCTACATTAGATTTTCTTAAAGCTATAGAAGAGAATGGAAAGAAAATTGTTATTAGAAATATAGATATAAAAGAATCTAGTGGAAATATTATTTCTGGCACAATTAATTTAGAGATTTATGTTATGCCATCCTTGGAAAATGAAAAAGAAGAAAATTTAGTTAATGATAATAATGGTGGTGTAGATGTAGCATTTAACACATCATCAGTTATAGAAGATAAGAAGGAAAGTAATGATTTCATAATGATGTTAAAACCATATAAATCTTCATTTCCTACAGTAGTTTTAGGAAAAGGTAATGATAATGGAAGTACTTCATATATAAACTCTACAAATAATAAAGAAGAAAATGTGGAATTAGTTTTAAAAGAAGATGGAGGAAAATACTATTGTAAATATAAAGTAGGTAATAATTCATATCCAGTGGCTTATGATGGAAATGGTATAGAATTTACGCCAAGTGGAGATGAAATTAGATTTAAAATTTTGTCTAGTTCTAGAATTGATGATGATAAGGCTTCAGTAAAGATTAAATTGGTAAATAATACAAACAAAACAGTAAAGGTAACAATTGAAGAAGATGATCATAAAAATCCAAGAGTAAATATTGATAGTGAGGGTAGTGTAGATGTAGATAAAAAGTAGGTGATTTTCATGAATATAAAAAAGAAAAAAGGTGCTACTTTGCTAGAGATAATAATAAGTATGGCTATAATCACTATTATTATAATACCTATAAGTGATCTTATTATGTCATCAGTAAAGAATAATAAAAATGCGGAAGAAGAACAGGATATTAAGTTATTAGCACAAAGTATATCAGAAAAATTAAAAGTGTCAGATATAGATATAGATCCTACAACTACAGAAATATCAATAGGCCATGATGAGATAAAGTTGAATGGAAGTGTGGGACATTATAGTGTAAGTAATAAAGATATAGGTAATGGTCTTACGGCAGATATAACTTTAGATAAAAGAAATGATATGCCATCTAATAATATAGCTCGCAGCTTAAATTGGGATTCTGTTATTGATATAGTTAAAGAAGATATTAATGGAAACATTTATTATAGATTGAAAGAAAATACATATGATAGTACGACTAAAGAATGGGTAGAAACTAGCATAAGTTATTTAATTAGAGGGAATACAATAAGCATTATAAATGATGGAAACATAGAAATACAGTTTGAAGAGATAACAGATATCCATAATCCTAGTAATACAGAAACAAAGAAAATTTATATAACTAGAGATGTAGAAAATGATTTTGAAGATAATGCAGGAAATAAGATCGAGGGGAAAACTGGATATATAAAGTTTCAAATTGATGATGATATTATAAAAAATAAAGATAAGATAAAATTTGAAATTAACAATAAAGAAATAAAGCCTATTATGATTAATTTTGAAGGAGAAGTAAAAGAACCTTCTGATGAGGTTATAATAATAGATTGTAAATCTACAGATGAAAAAACATTGACTACCTATAATAGTGTAAAGATGTTAAGTAGTGATGAACGGGTAGGAGATGCATATAATTATCAAATAATAATAAAACAAAATGGAGATGAAGTGTTCAAAGATACGGGAATAAAAAATATAAAATAATAAAAGGAGGGGGTTTTATGAAGAAAAAGAAAAAGGCATCTACTTTAGTCACTTTAATAATAGTAATTATGGTACTTTCTACAGTAGGAGCAGCTTTAATATCATTGACATTTAGTGGTTATAGAGCTAGGATTGGAGAAACTAATAGACTTGAAAATTTGTATGGTGCGGAGTCGGGGCTAGATTTGTCTTACAATATAATTGCTAATAGTATAGAAAAAGCCATTGATCAAGGTGAAAAAGCAGTAAAAGCTTCTGGCGAAACAAATTATGATAAATGTAATGATATTTTTAAAAAAGACGTCAGTGACTATTTAATGGTAAATTTAAAAAATAATATTGAAAATAGAATATGGTTTGATGTTAAAAATAATAGTAGTAAAGATATAAAGTTAGATAATGATAAGGGGAATTTTAAAGTTGACTCTAAGGTTAAAGCTGTTGATGGATCAAAAGTAAAAGTTGGAGCGATAGAATACTATAAACAATTTGACATAAAATTAACCTCTACATTTCAATGTAATAATAAAAATGGTGAAGGAAACAAAATATCACGTGTTATAGAAGCCAGGTATACGATAAATATTCCTGATTATTTAAATATAAAATATCAAACTATATATAACAAAGATTATAAAAATTATAAACAGGTTATTGCAGTAGATGGAGATATTGATTTATCAGGGAAAGTAAAAATTAATGGAGATATATATGCAAAAGGAAGTAGTAATAATCAATATACCGGCATAAAAAATAAATATAATGGTGGAATAAATCTATCACCATTAGCAGAAGTTTCAGTGAATAAAGGAAATATAATTACACCGAGAACTATTCAAATTAATTCAAATGCTCAGTTAATAGCAGAAGATATATATGGAGGAAATATAAATTTTGGGAAAAAATGCTCCAGTGATAATGCGGCGAAAAATGGGGAAATAAAAGCTAACAGCTTATGTCTTAGAAATGATCTTGCTATAAATTCAGTTGGAGCAATAGTAAATATAAAAAGTTTTTATGGGATTAATGATTTTTATTCATTATCTAAGACTAATGACGGGTCTAATAAAGAGACAGTAGTAACTAGAGGTAATGAAGATTTATCTAGTAGCATAATTATTAATGAAAATAGCGCAACCATAAATATAAGTGATGAAGCTTATATTTGGGGAGCTGCTTTTGTAAATAGTTATGAGACAGGAGAATCTGTATCGGTAAAAGGAAATTATAAAGCATATAGTTATCCGTTACCTCTAACAAGTGGTGATGCAAAGTTTAAATATCAGGATTCTATGCAATTGTTATATAAAATTGGAGATGAAGAAGTAACAGTTTTTGATAAGGCCACTTATATAAAAGAGTATGATGATATATCAAAAGAATCAAATTTTTCTATAGATAAACCAGGAACTATAAGTTTACCGGTGAATAATACTTATTCCATAGCATCTTATATTACAAAATCTACTGATGAGAAAGGCCAGTTAATAAAAGGAACTGATTTAGATACTTTAATAAACAAGCAGGAAGAAGTTACAAAGAAACAAGAAGAATATACTGAAAAAGTATTTGGAATGGGAAGTTATAATTGGAACGAAAGTGATGATAAGACTGAAGTTTTTGCAAATGGTGAAATAAAGAAATCAGTATCTAAAGGTTCTACAACTGATGGTTTGGTGGATTTTTCGAAAATAACTAGTGAAATTAATCAAAATAGTTTAACTATTAAAGATAAAGATGGATTAGAAAAAGAGATGTGGATAACTTTAAATAAAGATGAAGAAAAGGATGTTGTGATAGTTGGAAAAGATATAGATGATAGTAAATATAAGGATAGTAAATATATAAAAATAAATGGGGATAGAATAAATGGTTTAATAGTAACTGCTGGAGATGTAATTGTCACAGGTGAGGTTAATTTTACAGGGAGTATTTTAGCCAAAGGAAATTTAAAGGTAGAAAATGATGAAAAAGAAAAAGTATTTACTTCAGGGGGAACATATGTAGATAAAATATTACAATATGAAAAGATAAGTAAAGATATAATTGAAATACCTGATACTGTAACTGAACCAGAGTCCATTGTAAGTGACAGAGTAGATGCAAATAAACCATATAAGATAAAGGATGCAATTGTTAAGAAACTATGGAAAGTAAAAAAATAGAAAGGAGAATGTTATGAAAAAGAAAGTTAAAGGTATGACGCTTATAGAAGTACTTATTTCTATATCAATTTTTACAATAATACTAAGCGTTATATATTTGTTCTCTTTTAGTAGTAATAGAATTCTTTCTGATGCTGATGTAAAAGAACAGCTTCAAAGTGAAGGGCATAAAATTGAAGATAAAATAACTACCTTAGGAATGGAAACAACCAATATTATTGATATTAATGATTTTCATAATAATAGCTTAATGAGTTTAAAAGAAGGTGATGTTAAGGCTATTAAATTTAATATAGCTACTATAGATTCTAGTGATGCAATTGTTCATAAAGAAGTAATATTCAAATATGATGAGGGTAATAAAAGTATATATTATGGTGAGAGTACAGATCCTGATATAATGACATCTAATACTATAAGTGGTTTAACATTACTTTCATCGAATGTAGATAGCTTCCAAGTAAAATCTACTGAAGTTGATAAAACTGTAACGACTGTTACGGGAACATTGCCTGTTGTAAAAGATTTAAAAGACACAAAATCAATAGAAATTATATTAACTTTAAGTAAGAAAAAGGGGTATAGTAATATAACTCGAGAAATATCTACGATAATTGAGTTTAGAAATTAGAAAAGGAGGGAGTGAAATGACATATATTAAGAGTTTCCTAGGAAAAAGAAAAAAGATAATATCTATTATAGTTATATTAACTTTATTTTTTACTATTGTTTTTAGTGGTGTAAGGTATAAGGCAGCTATAAATCCATTAAAGGAAAGCAAAGATAAATTAAATATTTTAGTAATAAATCCAGGAAATGATACTAAATTAACTACTCCAAGTGGAAAAGTGAAGACTCAATATAAAGGTAGCGAAAGATATGTAACTGCTAATGTAACTTCAGTGTCAATGCCACAATTTATAGGACAAGTAGATCAATTGAATGGTAAGTATGACGCTGTAGTTATTACAAGAAATACTGTTTCAGGAAAAGACAGTGATTATACTAATCCAGCCACTCCATATGATATGTTTGATACTAGTAGCAGTGATGATAAAACCGGTATTCCGATACCAGAGGGGTTTAGAAATGCTTATGGGGAAGGTACACCAGATAGCTATAGAATTAGAAATGGTATAAAAACTTCTGATATATATAACGGAAAAACTTATGTAGAGTATTATAGTGAAAATGATATTACTAATAAGAGAGCTAAAGAAATTCTAGCAATGAAGGATTCAGGTCAATTAATAGTTTTAGATAATGCTATTTTTACAGGTGATCTTAATGAGACAAAGTTAGTAAGTAACTTCAGGGATGTTTCAGAAAGTAATGTTTTAAAACTTAATAATAGTGATATTACAGTACAAAATATAGTAGATAAGTATTTTGATGATGATGTAGTAAAAGAAGAAAATGTTAAGCCGGAAGTTGCTGTCGAAGGAATGCCTAGTAAAGTTAAGAGTACTTCTGTAGAAAGTGATAGAAAAATTAATGGTAAAGTTACTATTAATACTGGTAATGCTGTAAAAGATGGAGATAAAGTAAAGGTTGATTTATACTTAGATTTTAATGGAGATACTTTATTTAAGGGTACGGATTTAGTATATAGTACTTATGGAATCATAGAAAATGGATTTGTTACTTGTGATGTTGTATATGAAATGACAGATTCTTTTGTAGGTCAACTAGATTGGAAAATAGAAGTTAGTACACTGAAGGATGGATATATTCCCAAAGAAGATGTAGAAAATAATATAAGGACTAAAACATATGTAACAGGGAATGTTGTTTATACTAATTATTCTAATAAGAAAAATATAAAAGTTTTACAAATAACTCCAGATAATAAAACATTATTAAATATACAAACTAATGAAAGAATGCAAAAATATCTTTCTAGTAATGGAAGTGAATTTTTAAATAGCTACAATATATCTATAGATGTTAAATCTGTTTCAGATGTAAATAAGATAGGAAAAATAGACGAGAGTTATACGATGATAATATTTGGATTTGCCGATACTTATGGTGGCTCATCTGATTTAGATGAAAATATGGTTAATAAATTGAAGGAGTTTGTACAAAAGGGAAAAAGTGTAATGTTTACTCATGATACTATGCCAATAAATATCGAATCAGCTGGAAACATTAATGAGTCAGTTACAGGTCCTAAAAGATTAGCACAATTTTTTAGAGATTATATTGGTCAAGCTAGATATATAGACCCTATGAGAAATGGTGAGGAAAAGAATATTTATGCGACATTTGTACCGATATATAATAGTAAGGGAGAAGTAGAGAAATTTGAAAGCCAAGATACCAATATCCCTCATGATGAAATTAAGGTTCATGATGCTTTGAAGAGCACTTTAGGAAATACTGAAGTATATAGTTGTGGATATACTACTCCTATATTGGAGAGGGTAAGAAGAAATAATGGTTTTATTATAGGTGGTAATAAGGCAAATCAAGGAAGAATTGAAAATCAACCATATAAGGTTATAAATACAGCAGTAAATTTATTAAATAAAGGTTCAATAACTAGCTATCCATATGATTTATCTAATAAAAAAAGTATGCCCGTAGCCATGACACATAACCAATGGTATCAATTAAATTTGGAAGATGAAGATGTAGTACCTTGGTATACATTGGATCCTAGTCAAGTTGCTAATTGTAATGATGCTGCTATAGGTAATTTAGGCGGAAAAGCAAATGATTTTAACTATTACAATGCAAGGGATTATTATTATACCTATTCTAAAGGAAATATAACTTATTCTGGAACTGGTCATGCTAGTAACTTTAGTGATGAGGAATTAGAATTATTTGTTAATACAATAATTAAAGCTGATAGAGCTTGTAATCATGCACCAGTATTGAATGCTCAGGTTTATGTTAATGATGAGTACAAAAATATCTATCAGGTAGATGAAATAAAAAGGGAAGATGATTTGGATATTAGAGTAATTCCAAATGACATAGATATTGGTGATAATATTACTGTGACAATGACTGTAGAGGTTAGAGAAAATGATAAATCATCCTGGAAACAAATTGATTTATTAGAATCTTCTTTCAAGGTTAAATCTGGTGCAAATGTAGATTATACTATATCAAAAGATAATTATAACGGAGATAATAGCAAAATAACAGAAATACAAGTTATAATTAAAGGTAAGGACGATAGAGATGCAGAGGCAAACTGTATAACTAAGATATTTAAAATTACAGATCCAATTGAACCACCACATGAGTATAATTTAATTCATGGATTGTTTGATGATTATAGTTTTGACCATCCTGATGAAGGAGATGCAATAAGACAAAGTATTTCTTTAGTAGGAGGAACTTATGGAACGTTTGGTATTAAATATCAGTATAAGAGTAGTGATGATAAATTTAAGATAGTTGTAGATAGTAGCATTACAAACATTAATAACGTTAGAGCATATAAAATTGTAGGAAGTAAGCTAATTGAGGTAAAAACTATTGGATTAGATATAGGTTCAACTATTATAACAGGAAGTATAAATGATAGTAGTGTTTCAAAAAATGATACTATATTAATAAAATATACTGGGCTTATGCCTAATTATAGCGGAGAAGGTGTAGTATTAAATAACACTGTTAGTATCGACGGAGCAGATACTTCAGCTGATGCTAAAATAACTATAGTAAAACAACCAGATTTATATTAATAATAAAGAGTATCTTCTAGTAAAATGGGGGATACTCTTTATTAAATACAAATTATAGAATAAAAATAATAAAATTATACAGAAATTATGTAGTGGCAAACCTTGACATGAACCTTAAAAATTAATAAAATATTATAAACATAACTAATTGAAAGTTGTATGTCGGAAAATTTAATAAAATGAAATAAAAAAATCATTCCTCGTATATATCTTGAATATGGCAAGAAGTCTCTACCAGAAACCGATAATTTCTGACTACGGGCGAAGGTGCAAAGACGCATCCTTCCCGGAGTGTTTTTTATTTTTTGTCCTGGATATCAGAAGATAAAGTTCTAGTATAATCTTGTCTTCGGGGAAATTTAATTTAAATAATGAAAGGATGTATTGAAAGATGGCTAAAATTTTAAAAAAAGGTTATACATTTGATGATGTATTACTAGTCCCTAACAAGTCAGAAGTGTTACCAAAGGAGGTAACTTTAGGTACAAACTTAACGAAGAAGATAAAATTAAATATCCCTATTATGAGTGCAGGTATGGATACTGTAACAGAATCTAAAATGGCTATCGCTATTGCTAGAGAAGGTGGAATAGGAATTATCCATAAAAATATGTCTATTGAAGCTCAAGCATTAGAAGTAGATAGAGTAAAGAGACAAGAAAATGGAGTTATAACAAATCCTTTCTCTTTAAGTAAGGACCACAAAATTCAAGATGCGTTAGATCTTATGAGTAAATATAGAATTTCTGGTGTTCCTGTAACAGAGGATGGAAAATTAATAGGAATTCTTACAAATAGAGATATTCTTTTTGAAGAAAACTACAATACTAAAATTGGAGATGTAATGACAAAGAGTGAGTTAATTACAGCACCAGAAGGGACAACTGTAGAGGAAGCAAAAGAAATTTTAAAGAAGCATAAGATTGAAAAATTACCTTTAGTTGACGAAAATAACAATTTAAAAGGATTAATAACAATAAAGGATATAGAGAAAGTTAAGACATATCCAAATGCTGCAAAAGATGAAAAAGGAAGACTTTTATGCGGAGCTGCAGTAGGTGTTACTGGCGATATGATGGAAAGAGTTAAGGCTCTTTATGAAGTAGAAGTTGATGTAATAACTTTAGATACAGCACATGGACATTCAGCAGGAGTTTTAGAAGCTGTAAGAAAAATTAAAGAAGTATATCCTGACATGCAAATAATAGCAGGAAACGTAGCTACAGCTGCTGCAACAAAGGATCTTATAGAAGCTGGAGCAGATTGTATTAAGGTTGGTATAGGACCTGGTTCTATTTGTACAACAAGAGTAGTTGCTGGTGTAGGTGTACCTCAATTAACAGCAGTTATGGATTGTGTGGAAGTAGCTAACGAATATGGAATTCCAGTAATTGCAGACGGTGGAATTAAATACTCTGGAGATATGGTTAAGGCTTTAGCTGCAGGAGCAAAGGTTTGTATGATGGGATCTATGTTTGCTGGTTGTGAAGAGGCTCCAGGTGAAGTTGAAATTTATCAAGGAAGAAGCTACAAAGTATATAGAGGAATGGGATCTCTTGCAGCTATGAATAAGGGATCAAAGGACAGATATTTCCAAGAAGGAAATAAGAAGCTAGTACCAGAAGGAGTAGAAGGAAGAGTACCATTTAAGGGAGCACTATGTGAAACTATTTACCAAATTATTGGTGGTATAAGATCTGGTATGGGATATTTAGGAGCTAGGACTTTAGTAGATTTATATGAAAATGCTACAATGGTAGTACAAAGTTCAGCAGGACTTAGAGAAAGTCACCCACATGATATTCAAATAACAAAAGAAGCACCAAATTATAGCACAAACTAAGCTATTATAATAGGAGGAAACCATGGAAAGACAATTAGTATTAGTTATTGACTTTGGTGGTCAATATAATCAACTTATTGCTAGAAGAGTAAGAGAACATAATGTTTATTGTGAAATAGTACCTTACACATACACTGCAGAAAAAATAAAAGAAAAAAATCCAAGAGGAATAATTCTTACTGGTGGACCAAACTCAGTTTATGGAGAAGATACTCCAAAATTAGATCC
Above is a genomic segment from Clostridium bornimense containing:
- a CDS encoding DUF5057 domain-containing protein, yielding MTYIKSFLGKRKKIISIIVILTLFFTIVFSGVRYKAAINPLKESKDKLNILVINPGNDTKLTTPSGKVKTQYKGSERYVTANVTSVSMPQFIGQVDQLNGKYDAVVITRNTVSGKDSDYTNPATPYDMFDTSSSDDKTGIPIPEGFRNAYGEGTPDSYRIRNGIKTSDIYNGKTYVEYYSENDITNKRAKEILAMKDSGQLIVLDNAIFTGDLNETKLVSNFRDVSESNVLKLNNSDITVQNIVDKYFDDDVVKEENVKPEVAVEGMPSKVKSTSVESDRKINGKVTINTGNAVKDGDKVKVDLYLDFNGDTLFKGTDLVYSTYGIIENGFVTCDVVYEMTDSFVGQLDWKIEVSTLKDGYIPKEDVENNIRTKTYVTGNVVYTNYSNKKNIKVLQITPDNKTLLNIQTNERMQKYLSSNGSEFLNSYNISIDVKSVSDVNKIGKIDESYTMIIFGFADTYGGSSDLDENMVNKLKEFVQKGKSVMFTHDTMPINIESAGNINESVTGPKRLAQFFRDYIGQARYIDPMRNGEEKNIYATFVPIYNSKGEVEKFESQDTNIPHDEIKVHDALKSTLGNTEVYSCGYTTPILERVRRNNGFIIGGNKANQGRIENQPYKVINTAVNLLNKGSITSYPYDLSNKKSMPVAMTHNQWYQLNLEDEDVVPWYTLDPSQVANCNDAAIGNLGGKANDFNYYNARDYYYTYSKGNITYSGTGHASNFSDEELELFVNTIIKADRACNHAPVLNAQVYVNDEYKNIYQVDEIKREDDLDIRVIPNDIDIGDNITVTMTVEVRENDKSSWKQIDLLESSFKVKSGANVDYTISKDNYNGDNSKITEIQVIIKGKDDRDAEANCITKIFKITDPIEPPHEYNLIHGLFDDYSFDHPDEGDAIRQSISLVGGTYGTFGIKYQYKSSDDKFKIVVDSSITNINNVRAYKIVGSKLIEVKTIGLDIGSTIITGSINDSSVSKNDTILIKYTGLMPNYSGEGVVLNNTVSIDGADTSADAKITIVKQPDLY
- a CDS encoding type IV pilus modification PilV family protein; its protein translation is MKKKVKGMTLIEVLISISIFTIILSVIYLFSFSSNRILSDADVKEQLQSEGHKIEDKITTLGMETTNIIDINDFHNNSLMSLKEGDVKAIKFNIATIDSSDAIVHKEVIFKYDEGNKSIYYGESTDPDIMTSNTISGLTLLSSNVDSFQVKSTEVDKTVTTVTGTLPVVKDLKDTKSIEIILTLSKKKGYSNITREISTIIEFRN
- the guaB gene encoding IMP dehydrogenase, with translation MAKILKKGYTFDDVLLVPNKSEVLPKEVTLGTNLTKKIKLNIPIMSAGMDTVTESKMAIAIAREGGIGIIHKNMSIEAQALEVDRVKRQENGVITNPFSLSKDHKIQDALDLMSKYRISGVPVTEDGKLIGILTNRDILFEENYNTKIGDVMTKSELITAPEGTTVEEAKEILKKHKIEKLPLVDENNNLKGLITIKDIEKVKTYPNAAKDEKGRLLCGAAVGVTGDMMERVKALYEVEVDVITLDTAHGHSAGVLEAVRKIKEVYPDMQIIAGNVATAAATKDLIEAGADCIKVGIGPGSICTTRVVAGVGVPQLTAVMDCVEVANEYGIPVIADGGIKYSGDMVKALAAGAKVCMMGSMFAGCEEAPGEVEIYQGRSYKVYRGMGSLAAMNKGSKDRYFQEGNKKLVPEGVEGRVPFKGALCETIYQIIGGIRSGMGYLGARTLVDLYENATMVVQSSAGLRESHPHDIQITKEAPNYSTN
- a CDS encoding prepilin-type N-terminal cleavage/methylation domain-containing protein, which codes for MNIKKKKGATLLEIIISMAIITIIIIPISDLIMSSVKNNKNAEEEQDIKLLAQSISEKLKVSDIDIDPTTTEISIGHDEIKLNGSVGHYSVSNKDIGNGLTADITLDKRNDMPSNNIARSLNWDSVIDIVKEDINGNIYYRLKENTYDSTTKEWVETSISYLIRGNTISIINDGNIEIQFEEITDIHNPSNTETKKIYITRDVENDFEDNAGNKIEGKTGYIKFQIDDDIIKNKDKIKFEINNKEIKPIMINFEGEVKEPSDEVIIIDCKSTDEKTLTTYNSVKMLSSDERVGDAYNYQIIIKQNGDEVFKDTGIKNIK
- a CDS encoding PilN domain-containing protein, encoding MRDLNFFKDYKGGKQERIKQSKYLYIVIGLWIVIIVITLGYNSFNILRYKNKYKHYNEQLNSDRVTKKLQKVEEVENKISVLKVYDTNLSEVTMAVDRRDDVSKENIEKIRKCGTENMEYSKLSIQEGVVNIEGTANNRNDIATLQYNLKKLGIFNDVHVNDIKDNSGKCAFSIKAVIKVVDNNENK